The Solanum lycopersicum chromosome 8, SLM_r2.1 DNA segment CAATACATTTCATCACCCACTGGATTAAATGTCTCACTATATGTTCGTTTGTAATATTTTGCACTGTAGAATTTACTTACATAAGATTTTGGCTCGATTCCGCGAAGTCCACAAAATTTGATGGCATGCGAACAAGGCATATGATAGTTTCTCCATTTTCCATAAGAACATTTCTTACCTTTTGCAGTAACCTTGTGGACATTTCCACCTTTACCATCATGAGCAAAAGTAAGAATTTCAAAAACTCCATCACCTGTGTTGTAAGTCATCATATCTGTGTGCCCTTGAGCTCTTTgataataatcattaaaatttttatctatCGCATGAGGCCATGACATATTACTTTGAAGTAATGCAATTGCAAGATTGTTTCTTTCGACAAAACGATCAACAAGAGCTTTGAACGTCATTCGAACCATGGCAGTCACAGGAAGCCCCCGAGCTTTTTTCAATAGACCATTATATGACTCAGACACATTTGTCGTCATGGCACCCCATTTACGACCACCATCCTTATACATTGTCCATTTTTTCAAAGGAAATTCATTTAACCATTCATATGCTACAGGAGACAATGTTTTGATTTGTTGTATCCGTTGCACAAACCTTTTCTCCTGATGCTCAGTAGCAGCCAACCACattagatttttgagttcactatttacaaattttttattaaaatttgctTTTAAGTGTCGAACACAAAAtctatgatatgtgttgggtggaCTCAACCAATCATAAGATTGAACGCACTGCAAGATTTCTTGATGACGGTCAGAAATAAGACCAATTCCTTGTCGTTCACAAACTACATGTGTCCATAATAACTTGAGAAACCATGACCAAGACTCAAAACTCTCACGTGCAACTATAGCATATGcaaatggaaaaatatttccATTCGCATCAATTCCAACCGTAATTAACAATTTGATATCATACAAACCATAAAGATGTGTGCCGTCGATAGAAATGACCGGCCTACAACTTTTGAAACCATCAATGCTCTGTTTAAAAgcccaaaaaagaaatttaaaaatttgctcACCTTACATTGTTGTAGAATGATGCTCCCACTCAATAATAGTGCCTGGATTGAATAATTGTAGTGCAGCCATGTATCGAGGTAATGCCTTAAATGAACTTTCAAAATCACCATAAACCATTCGAAATGCTTTTCTTCGacctttttgtgtttttctatAACTAGGAGTATAGTGATGTTTTCCTTTAATAATTTCACGGATCATCTTAATATTTATGTCCGAATTTTGCATAACATATGGTATTAATGAAGTGGCAATCATGTTATCATTCAAATTGAAATGATTCTCCTTATAGTTATCTGTAAGACAAGTATGCGGTTCAATCATTTTTTCTGTCTTCCACATACCGCTTGAAATCTCTCTAAACCGAATCATCCAATCACACCCTAACTCATGACGCTTGCAAATAACTTTTCAACTTTTACTTTTGGATTGATCacaaagaaattcttttttaatagcaAGACTATATGCTCTTACTGCAGATTTCATTTGcatcttattcataaataacatacctagttgcatatacaaattaaattaatcaacatgaaataaataaataaataaacaactataaaatatttagttttcaaCAATCGAATCTGACTGGATATGTTTAGGATTGTTTGAATTCCAAAGTGCCGTTCGAATGGAACCGTCATCTCTCGTGTAGATAAAATCTTCTGCATTTTCGTTAGTGTGATCTAAGTATGGAATGGCTGTAGaatgataattaatactttgatcttcaaCGGATGCATTAGGTGCATTatccacattatcatcatcgcCGTCATACATATCATCACTGTCTGTTAATTCATGCTCGGAAGGTTCATCATTGTGCAACTCACCAACTCGTTCATCATccataacattattatttacaaTTTGTGTACAATAATTCACtgcattttgaatttgatcatacctataaaaataataatataaatatattacatataagaaaaataatttttaagaaataagaaaacattactTTATTTACCTATTCGTTGAATCCGATGAGAAACAATTCAAATGACTGAAATTTTGGCTAGACTCTCCCATAATATTCAAATGACTTTATTTTACCTAAGATTGTTGGTAGATTGGAAGATTGAAggtaatatgaatatgaaggaTAAGTCTAATTTATAGAATTGAAAGTCTTATGTATTATTTACATGTGAACAGTTTCTTCAACTATTtacgataaaaaaataaattttctactaTTGTCATGTGATCctctttaactttaaaaaaaaattcaataatttttctgcctttaattttttatttaaaaaaattaattatttgaattcaaatattatttaaatttaaattcaatataatatctatttttagaaagaaaatatatttattactttacttatttttaatttttttaaaataatgtatattttcttataagttatatatttaaattttaaaaaatattataatcataaaattaaaaaataatatgaaatcgctgccaaggcagcgatttcatttttttattaaaatttttttttatgcaaaatcgctgcctcagCAGCGATTTCACTTTTTCAGGTGAAGTAAGTCGCTGCACctgcagcgattttaccgttttggttaatataaaattttatataccgttttgaaatttttgttaatattttgtaccctttGAGTTTCGGACTCATATATCTCCAGCcttattctataatttttttttattttttacgatCAACTTCAATCCAATTCTCTAATTTACTTtctaaaataaatgtttttcttaattctcaatcttatattattatttctacttCATCCTTATtttatcatctccttccttttTTTGAGAGAATCGTGGTAAGGGTTGAACTATTATGTCAcgtattgtatttttaaattaaaatattcttcttatcattttaattttgtgcatTCTTCATAgtgaaaatcaataataatatcaaattatattaaagtgacgaaaattttaaaaaaatattattaatttgtgattaatattgtatatatttaataatatatttttaaaatgttgtataaaaagaattatgtatattcaagatttaataatgaccttatatgaaaaaaaaaagttaattcagaaaataataataataataataaaataaaaaagtgaaaCAAACTATCCACCTCTTATAAATGGAGAATAGAGAGTGAGTTTAGCTAGcttttggccataaattttaaaatattcttggcaaatattatttgagtgaaaatttggatgaaatttcaccatgtgtttggccatatgctttgtgaaatatatttcacctatttagaaaaatatgatttatacctataaattttaaaaactattaaaactaactataagtttgtattacaagtcaattggatgTTCGTTACAACAATGATAAATAGTTTCCATCACACTagagcaatgtggtaatttggagcGAGTGCAACAAGTATCATTCCATAAATCGTAAAGTAGACAAAACACATGATTTTAGTACCTTGcgttaatttttcatcattttcatcaacaatcatatcattatttaatattcactaaatatttcatcactattttggtgttcacgtaaaaaaattatgtaatacaacacAAATAACTACTatagagggtgtttttgtaaaagataaaagtttggggtaaaattttaattttcaaaagatctcaaataatgagatttggcccaaatactagaaaaaactagtatttgggaatttgggatatttgccaaaaatatttgccaactaatgacaaattgtatggacaaacattatttgccaaatttttccccaaatattatttgggaaaTCTATGGACAAAAAGGTCCTTAAAGTGTGGTTGGAAAGCCTATTTTACTCTCTGAATACAACGAATAAAGAGTAAGAGCCtatttggctcagcttaaaagctggtcaaactgacttaaaagctggtttttgacttatttagctgtttggcaatactcaaaaaaacttattttaagtttaaaaaaaaaacttattttaagccaaaagttaaaagctggggtaggggtgcttttttttccccagcttataagctgttttaagttgaccacatttttacctttttgcccttaatatttttatacaatctccaaattacccacataactctgacatctctttcttctatttttcccttttcacgcgTGGATGATacacaattactattactaatgaatgaaaataaaataaatcttaaatcttccaagtgatctattcaaattatatattattaaaatgtaaaataagttgcacatataacttaaataaaaatttatattcctcttataaataatttgtgataataaagaaatatgtgaatgatagacaattattattacctatggatgaaactaaaataaaatcttaaatcgttctttaatctattcaaattatatatctttaaaatctataataagtttatattcctcttataaataatttgtgatgagaaagaaatatgtgaatgatagcaaaatataattatttatggctgtcaaatataaattaattaacttttattatgttaaaagcttttaagggtatttcagacattttgatttaaaaagctatTTATCAACACTTATTTGcgaaacacatcaacaacttttttttaacttcagcacttttatccaaacgcataactgcttattttaaaaataagtttcagcactttcaaaagtacttttttaaagctgcttttattaagcccatccaaacgggccctaaattAGATTGAGTAAGAGATAACCAGACTTTTAATTTTGGGGAGGGAGTGGAGGAGGGCGCAATTGTTTTACTACGAATAAATTATgtgtaatattttctttttataaaaaaatcattatttataataaaaagtatttttttaaaaaaaatatgtaatttttttaacccTTTTCGGATGGAAGTTAtcaagaaatatattattttattctcttaCCTTCACTTTGCAAATACTCACattatttaatctttttacTCCTTCTTCACttgatatcttttttaaaacttttaataaggTTAAACtatgttttttcaaaatatgaatcAATAGTTGAATGTGTTGattataaattctttttttgtttcccCTTATAAATTTCACTCATTACAACAAACCTATGTATTACAAATAGGATATACCAAGTTATCCATTCTTAAATaagattttatgattttaattcttatttttatttaaaattatctgcttattatttataaaagagaaaaatacataaagttCCCATTACACTTGGACCTTATTTTTGAAGTAGACACTTAAAGTTTGTCGGGGTCCTATTACCTCATTGAataatttcaaatcaaattaaatacatTCGTTTTAGTGATTTCTATTCCAACTCCCCACGCGCATCTCTCACcctcttaataaaaataatatgtctatttatatttttctgaCCCGTTTTTTAAAGGCCGAATTCTTAAGTTGACCCGTTCACATTTCAACCTTTCCTcctaatcatttttttttaattttttcttaccCAAAATTGTGATATTGAGTGATCTGAAGTAAGATTGATGCAATTTTCACTTTTTGGGATGCTTCAATTCttgcataaaataaatattaatgagtTATAATTAACTTGTATTGGCTAATGAGGCTGTTTTGAGTATCCGACAATTTTGTGGTGCACTAAGAAACTaagagattttgaaaattttaagacCAAgtggaaaataatgaaaattacttaaataagaTCCAAAAATTACAGTCTAGCCTTGTTAAATTACGGATTAAGCTAGTCCAGCGGACCTTGCCCATATTAGTTGCTCTAGTTATAAGAGTGAAAGGCAAAAGAGATATGGATAGgagaatatttgtattgtatagttattagtgtataggacgaagatatatgtatttgcatatgTATACTGGTCTAATTATTTACTTTAGAgagacaaaaaaagaagaatgcaagaacaaaaataataaattacttaCAATAGTTGGAAAATTCCAGTGCTGCAACATATATTGgattttatgtatcatattttttgCTTAGTTGTCAAGTTATTGGTTTATAGGGTTAATTAAGTCTGGCTACATACCTCTCGTTGTTCGTCCGGACGTCACCCCTGAACACAAATCACCTCAATTTAATGGGTCGATCAAGCTCTCTATATCATCTGGTCTATCTAACCTCTCTTCTCTCT contains these protein-coding regions:
- the LOC138337708 gene encoding uncharacterized protein — its product is MWLAATEHQEKRFVQRIQQIKTLSPVAYEWLNEFPLKKWTMYKDGGRKWGAMTTNVSESYNGLLKKARGLPVTAMVRMTFKALVDRFVERNNLAIALLQSNMSWPHAIDKNFNDYYQRAQGHTDMMTYNTGDGVFEILTFAHDGKGGNVHKVTAKGKKCSYGKWRNYHMPCSHAIKFCGLRGIEPKSYVSKFYSAKYYKRTYSETFNPVGDEMYWPPAPFNLIANNEYLRTSGTQGRSRLKNDMDIAPARMTRKCSVCKETGHTKTRCPTRF